cggcacaaaactttacgtctcgcctgggccgatCAACAGcgatgatgactggaaatatgttgccaggtcggacgagtctcgtttcaaattgtatcgagcggatggacgtgtacgggtatggaaacaacttcatgaatctgtggatcctgcatgtcagcagggcaatgttcaagctggtggaagctctgtaatggtgtggggagtgtgcaataggagtgatatgagacccctgatacgtctagatacgattctggcaggtgacacgtacgtaagcatcctgtttgatcacctgcgaccattcatgttcattgtgcattccgacggatttggggaattccagcaggggAATGCGGCAcctgacacgtccagaattgctacagagtgactccagggacactcttctgagtttaaacacttccgcaagccaccaaactccccaggacatgaccattattgaccgtatatgggatgccttgaaacgtactgttcagaagagatcttcaccccctcgtactcttacggatttatggccagccctgcaggattcatggtgtcagttcgctccagcactacttcagacactagttgagtccacgtcacgtcgtgttgcggcactcctgcgtgctcgcggcggccctacacgatatttaggcaggtgttccagtttctttggctgttcagcgtCAAACTTGAAGCTATACTGCATTCAATGCTgtatcaagtgtgtgtgtgttggggcttatgggcgctcaacgtcgaggtcatcagcgctctGGCACACatcaaaaggaacgaatgtggacagacctaataaaactgaagcacatacggaaagaaagcgggaaaagaaggaaaatgctacataagaaagtaaagcgTAAGGAAAgcgaaaacgtagcaacaagaatgccacaggaaattgtcattggctggccacttacataaagtatgggcgagcttgtcacacagtgagcaaattaagatcctctccctaaaatctttgtaaaaatatttgacatggcacagaactttaaaactttaaccacattcgtccgagtgttgcctaaaagagatggcaggtccgcgggcaagtcagccgcggcccgctggtcagaaaataaaacgcaatccaataaaacgtggagcacagtgacctggacgccacaagcaccacacattggagggtcctctcgctggagcaggaagccatgcgtcatagggctatggcctatccgaagccgagtgaggagaacctcgtcccgtcgacatttccgtaagttatttacctttttcgcAATTAatgattaggttggttggttggctgattcgggggagggcaccaaacagcgaggtcatccgtcccatcggattaggaaagaatggtgaagaaaggcggccgtgccctttcgaaggaaccatcccattagggaagaatggagaaggaaggcgggtgtgccctttcaaaggaaccaccccggcactttccagaagcgatttagggaaatcacgaaagacGTAAATCGGGTTTGGAccctcgtcttcccgaatgcgggtccagtgtgctaaccactgcgccatctcgctcgccaATTAAAGGtttcttttgtataactaatttataaatacGCTGTGTTTTGTCCGGAaacttttttacaaaatatatatgaaggcagtaactgttctcgaaagaatagATACTGTAGATGACCGTTCAgcctttccctggaataaatgatgactaactgaaaccatcagctgccgacaggtgttgatgtacctcgatgtggacagctgaaaatgtgtgccccgaccgggactcgaacccgggatctcctgcttacatggaagacgctctatccatctgagccaccgaggacacatatgaatagcgcgactgatggatagagcgtctgccatgtaagcaggagatcccgggttcgagtcccggtcggggcacacattttcagctgtccacatcgaggtataccaacacctgtcggcagctgatggtttcagttagtcatcatttatttttTACAAAAGTCATGGCTCGGTAGCATACTCACACGTCAGGTGTGATCTTTCTAACGGGCTGCTGAGGCAGCACGATGGGTGCTGGCAGCGGCTTAGGGGTCGAGCGCTCTTGCGAGAAGCGGTGGGGCGGGGCCGCGGGCAGGACGACCTCTGCCGGCTGCGGGAGGAGTGCCGGCGGGGGTGGCGGAGGCGGCAGCGGCGCCGCCGTCGTCGCGGGGGTGGAGGGCTGCCCCCTGGACTGGTGCCCGAAGCGCTGCAGCACGGGCGTCGCCTCCTCCGGCTGCTCCGGCAGTCTGAGCctcgggggcggtgggggcggcgacGGGGGCGTGCGCGGTGGCGCCGACGTCGAGGTGGGCGCCCTCTGCTGCACTGCGAAGCGGTGCGGAACGTGCGCGGGCTCTGCCGGCTGGTCGGGCAGGGTTACCAGcggaggcggtgggggcggcggcggaagCGGAGACCCGGCGCTGGGGGCGGCCGCGGGGCCCCTGGCGTTCTTGGAGACCAGCACGCGGGCCCTGCCCCTGGCCGGCGGATCGGTGGAGGCGGCCGGGGCGCGGCGCAGCACGAACAGGGGGTCCTGTGCCGCGCTGGCGTGCAGGCACGCTAACGTCACCTGCGCACGCGACACAAACAAGAATTACCAATCACTGTCAGCAGCTCACTTATTCGGACAGCTTGGGGTCATTTCCATTCCAAATTATTGGAAATCCGAGTATAAGCATGTttccaaaaatatttatttgaaggtTATTAGGAATGTAAG
This genomic stretch from Schistocerca cancellata isolate TAMUIC-IGC-003103 chromosome 2, iqSchCanc2.1, whole genome shotgun sequence harbors:
- the LOC126159031 gene encoding uncharacterized protein LOC126159031, which encodes MVNPSAVQQSRDWAAATAESRDIWTPPSPLPNLCFAAQLMGFAPVTLACLHASAAQDPLFVLRRAPAASTDPPARGRARVLVSKNARGPAAAPSAGSPLPPPPPPPPLVTLPDQPAEPAHVPHRFAVQQRAPTSTSAPPRTPPSPPPPPPRLRLPEQPEEATPVLQRFGHQSRGQPSTPATTAAPLPPPPPPPALLPQPAEVVLPAAPPHRFSQERSTPKPLPAPIVLPQQPVRKITPDVVIRSGDTKADAALEEERRRQAESARYSFGSSLQDSINDNTQSRQETREGLKTVGQYSYSDGFLRRTVHYEADDKGYRVTHEETETIGSGPQVNPNGHAEVESNVGGFHNKYAITIEDLAEKES